One part of the Numenius arquata chromosome 24, bNumArq3.hap1.1, whole genome shotgun sequence genome encodes these proteins:
- the TEAD3 gene encoding transcriptional enhancer factor TEF-5 isoform X5 yields the protein MDKSLDNDAEGVWSPDIEQSFQEALAIYPPCGRRKIILSDEGKMYGRNELIARYIKLRTGKTRTRKQVSSHLQVLARRKSREIQSKLKDQVSKDKALQSMASMSSAQIVSASVLQNKLSPPPPLPQAVFSAAPRFWSGPIPGQPGPSQDIKPFAQPAYPIQPPMPPSLASYEPLAPLPPAASAVPVWQDRTIASAKLRLLEYSAFMEVPRDAETADLNSTIQDGPGTFYGVSSQYSSAENMTITVSTKVCSFGKQVVEKVETEYARLENGRFVYRIHRSPMCEYMINFIHKLKHLPEKYMMNSVLENFTILQVVTNRDTQETLLCIAFVFEVSTSEHGAQHHVYKLVKD from the exons ATGGACAAGAGTCTGGACAATGATGCCGAGGGCGTGTGGAGTCCGGACATCGAGCAGAGCTTCCAGGAGGCGCTGGCGATCTACCCCCCCTGCGGCCGGCGGAAAATCATCCTCTCGGATGAGGGCAAGATGTACG GTCGTAACGAACTGATAGCTCGGTACATCAAGCTGCGGACGGGGAAGACACGGACAAGGAAGCAG GTCTCTAGCCATTTGCAGGTTCTTGCCCGGCGGAAATCTCGTGAGATTCAGTCCAAGCTGAAG gaccAGGTCTCGAAGGATAAGGCTCTGCAGAGCATGGCTTCCATGTCCTCCGCGCAGATCGTCTCGGCCAGCGTCCTGCAGAACAAGctcagccccccccctcctcttcctcaggccgTCTTCTCTGCTGCCCCCAGG TTTTGGAGTGGGCCTATCCCAGGACAGCCTGGACCCTCTCAGGA CATTAAACCGTTTGCACAACCAGCTTACCCCATCCAGCCACCCATGCCTCCGTCACTAGCCA gtTACGAGCCCTTGGCTCCACTCCCACCAGCCGCCTCGGCCGTGCCCGTCTGGCAGGACCGCACCATCGCCTCCGCCAAGCTCCGGCTCCTGGAATACTCCGCCTTCATGGAGGTGCCGCGGGACGCCGAAACG GCGGATCTGAACAGCACGATCCAGGATGGGCCGGGGACTTTCTACGGTGTCAGCAGCCAGTACAGCAGTGCAGAGAACATGACCATCACGGTCTCCACCAAGGTGTGCTCCTTTGGGAAGCAGGTCGTGGAAAAGGTGGAG acagagTACGCGCGGCTGGAGAACGGCCGGTTCGTCTACCGCATCCACCGCTCCCCCATGTGCGAGTACATGATCAACTTCATCCACAAACTCAAGCACCTCCCGGAGAAGTACATGATGAACAGCGTCCTGGAGAATTTCACCATCCTGCAG GTTGTTACCAACAGGGATACCCAGGAAACCCTGCTCTGCATCGCTTTCGTTTTCGAGGTCTCCACCAGCGAGCACGGCgcccagcaccacgtctacaaGTTGGTCAAGGACTAG